The proteins below are encoded in one region of Pseudomonadota bacterium:
- a CDS encoding sigma 54-interacting transcriptional regulator yields the protein MSIHSYEELAALHAIAKILARPADLRDGLEQVLQEMSLRLGMQRGMISLFDREKNEVWLDIAHDVNIEGMDVTYKPGEGITGEVAQTGRPMAVANLGHATHFLDRTGARRHLNRSELAFLCVPIMYDDHVVGVLSADKVAREVKNLDKELAMLSAVSELMAKFVHVRALEEENRRLRKIVGSSRAPSIDIIGHSKPMQEVFGLIAQVADSRTTVLITGETGTGKELIANAIHMNSPRKAGPLVQVNCTAIPDTLIESELFGHERGAFTGALQQRRGRFEEANGGTIFLDEVGELSAAAQVKLLRVLQEKRFQPLGSSRVVNVDVRIIAATNRNLEQDILAERFRADLFYRLNVFPVYLPPLRERGSDIILLADHFVLKYSAEMGKHVKKISTAAIEAFLSHKWPGNVRELENCIERAVLLSNTDTIESSYLPPSLHVRESKVERKERGKLSSLVEAQERSLIVDTLYITGGNQTKAAKILGTTKRIVQYKIAKLGIDPKLFRKKE from the coding sequence TTGAGTATTCATAGTTATGAAGAACTGGCCGCTTTGCACGCAATAGCTAAAATATTAGCCCGGCCTGCAGACTTGCGTGACGGACTGGAGCAGGTTCTGCAGGAAATGAGTTTACGTCTGGGAATGCAGAGAGGGATGATCTCTCTGTTTGACCGCGAAAAAAATGAGGTCTGGCTGGATATTGCCCATGATGTAAATATCGAAGGAATGGATGTGACATACAAACCCGGAGAAGGCATTACCGGCGAAGTCGCCCAGACAGGAAGACCAATGGCTGTGGCTAATCTGGGGCACGCCACTCACTTTTTAGACCGTACCGGTGCACGGCGTCACTTAAACAGGTCGGAACTGGCATTTCTTTGTGTTCCCATTATGTATGATGACCATGTTGTTGGTGTTTTATCTGCCGATAAGGTCGCCCGCGAAGTGAAAAATCTGGACAAGGAACTGGCGATGCTTTCCGCTGTATCGGAATTAATGGCCAAATTTGTCCATGTCAGAGCTTTAGAAGAAGAAAACAGGCGGTTGAGAAAAATTGTCGGTAGCTCACGAGCGCCTTCGATAGATATTATAGGCCATTCCAAACCCATGCAGGAAGTATTCGGTTTAATCGCCCAGGTAGCCGATTCCAGAACAACTGTTTTAATAACAGGAGAGACTGGAACGGGCAAGGAATTGATCGCTAATGCAATTCATATGAACTCTCCGCGTAAGGCCGGGCCTCTGGTGCAGGTTAATTGCACGGCAATTCCTGACACACTGATTGAAAGCGAACTTTTCGGTCATGAAAGAGGAGCATTTACCGGCGCACTGCAACAGCGTCGCGGGCGTTTTGAAGAAGCCAACGGGGGTACTATTTTCTTAGATGAAGTAGGAGAACTTTCCGCTGCCGCTCAGGTAAAGCTTTTGCGCGTTTTGCAGGAAAAAAGATTTCAGCCGCTTGGTTCTTCAAGAGTTGTTAATGTTGATGTCCGCATTATCGCGGCGACAAACAGAAACCTGGAACAGGACATTCTGGCGGAACGTTTTCGCGCTGATTTATTTTACCGCCTGAATGTTTTTCCCGTATATCTGCCCCCTTTGCGCGAAAGAGGCAGCGATATCATACTTTTAGCTGATCATTTTGTTTTGAAGTACAGCGCGGAGATGGGTAAACATGTTAAAAAAATATCCACTGCGGCGATAGAAGCATTCTTATCCCATAAATGGCCGGGTAATGTGCGGGAGCTGGAAAACTGTATTGAACGGGCGGTTCTCTTATCCAATACCGATACCATTGAAAGTTCATATCTGCCGCCCTCTTTGCATGTCAGGGAAAGCAAAGTGGAGAGAAAAGAACGCGGCAAGCTGTCTTCTCTTGTTGAAGCGCAGGAAAGATCTCTGATTGTTGATACTCTGTATATTACAGGGGGAAATCAAACCAAAGCCGCGAAAATCCTGGGAACTACCAAAAGAATCGTTCAATATAAAATTGCTAAACTGGGAATTGATCCAAAATTATTCCGCAAAAAAGAATAA